From Skermanella sp. TT6, a single genomic window includes:
- the lepB gene encoding signal peptidase I, which translates to MQKNKSGGIGETIKTVVYAVVIAFGVRTFAYEPFNIPSGSMIPTLLVGDYLFVSKFSYGYSKYTVAFGAPLFDGRLLYTKPERGDVAVFKLPRDNKTDYIKRIVGLPGDRIQMINGVLHINGEAVKRDRVEDFVTTDQFGRQIRVAQYMETLPNGRQHRIIEESDNASLDNTPVYAVPENHFFAMGDNRDNSLDSRVGAMVGFVPVENLVGRAEFLFFSIDEDARFWEFWKWPWAVRFGRIFDGVN; encoded by the coding sequence ATGCAGAAGAACAAGAGCGGCGGCATCGGCGAGACCATAAAGACGGTCGTCTACGCCGTCGTGATCGCGTTCGGCGTCCGGACCTTCGCCTATGAACCGTTCAACATCCCGTCAGGATCGATGATCCCGACGCTTCTGGTGGGCGATTACCTGTTCGTCTCGAAATTCTCCTACGGCTACAGCAAGTACACGGTCGCCTTCGGCGCGCCGCTGTTCGACGGCCGCTTGCTCTACACCAAGCCTGAGCGCGGCGACGTCGCCGTCTTCAAGCTGCCGCGGGACAACAAGACCGATTACATCAAGCGCATCGTGGGGCTCCCCGGCGACCGGATCCAGATGATCAACGGGGTGCTGCACATAAATGGGGAAGCGGTCAAGCGCGACCGCGTAGAGGACTTCGTCACGACCGACCAGTTCGGCCGACAGATCCGAGTCGCCCAGTACATGGAGACGCTGCCGAACGGCCGTCAGCACCGCATCATCGAAGAGAGCGACAACGCCTCGCTCGACAATACGCCGGTGTACGCGGTTCCGGAGAACCATTTCTTCGCCATGGGTGACAACCGCGACAACTCGCTCGACAGCCGGGTCGGCGCGATGGTCGGGTTCGTCCCGGTCGAGAACCTCGTCGGACGGGCCGAGTTCCTGTTCTTCTCGATCGACGAGGATGCCCGCTTCTGGGAATTCTGGAAATGGCCGTGGGCTGTGCGATTCGGCCGGATCTTCGACGGCGTGAACTGA
- a CDS encoding DUF2062 domain-containing protein: MFRRRTKHAFHHRIRDLFWPRAGWRRSSAYVVHRIGRLPGTPYSIAAGFACGAAVSFTPFIGLHFLLAAGLALILRGNLLASAIGTVVGNPWTFPGIWLATYRLGAMVSGQSHEGEVAARHLTLTMILDHPGQVFLPMVIGGTLLGIVAWFLFFLPVRAAVSAYHARRVLRRTKKARHRKLELEV, encoded by the coding sequence ATGTTCCGCCGCCGAACCAAGCACGCCTTCCATCATCGAATCCGCGACCTGTTCTGGCCGCGCGCGGGATGGCGTCGTTCCTCGGCCTACGTGGTTCACCGGATCGGCCGGCTTCCGGGAACGCCCTATTCGATCGCGGCAGGCTTCGCGTGCGGAGCCGCCGTCTCCTTCACGCCTTTCATCGGCCTCCACTTCCTGCTCGCGGCAGGCCTCGCCCTGATCCTGCGCGGCAACCTGCTGGCGTCGGCGATCGGGACCGTCGTCGGAAATCCCTGGACTTTTCCCGGCATCTGGTTGGCGACGTACCGTCTTGGGGCTATGGTGTCGGGACAATCGCACGAAGGGGAAGTGGCGGCCCGGCACCTGACCCTGACGATGATCCTCGACCATCCGGGACAGGTGTTCCTGCCCATGGTCATCGGCGGCACGCTGCTGGGGATCGTCGCCTGGTTCCTGTTCTTCCTCCCCGTGCGCGCCGCGGTATCGGCCTATCATGCCCGGCGTGTCCTGCGGCGGACGAAAAAGGCGCGGCACCGCAAGCTGGAGCTTGAAGTATGA
- the rnc gene encoding ribonuclease III, translating into MSAIGTEQQNGHPGPADLAELADALGHRFRQPDLLVDAVTHPSVSGMERLGRRPGRVAVPGLAYERLEFLGDRVLGLVIANWLLERFPGEREGALARRLASLVRWETLSQVAAQLDLGRYLRLSTGEAESGGRTNGTILADCCEAVIGALYLDGGLPVAETFIRSRWADQIDRAASPPQDVKTALQEWAQGRGKPLPVYETMGQTGPDHSPQFEVRVHLQGFEPVVAQGNSKRAAEKAAASEMLRRVGAPINE; encoded by the coding sequence ATGTCCGCCATCGGCACCGAGCAACAGAACGGCCATCCCGGTCCAGCCGACCTGGCCGAACTCGCGGATGCCCTCGGGCACCGGTTCAGGCAGCCAGACCTTCTGGTCGATGCGGTGACCCATCCCAGCGTCAGCGGGATGGAACGCCTGGGCAGGCGGCCGGGCAGGGTGGCCGTCCCGGGGCTGGCTTACGAGCGCCTGGAATTCCTGGGCGACCGGGTCCTTGGCTTGGTCATCGCCAACTGGCTGCTGGAGCGATTCCCAGGCGAGCGCGAGGGCGCGCTGGCCCGCCGCCTGGCCAGCCTCGTCCGTTGGGAGACCCTGAGCCAGGTAGCGGCCCAGCTCGACCTTGGCCGCTACCTGCGGCTCTCGACCGGCGAAGCGGAGTCCGGTGGCCGGACCAACGGGACGATCCTGGCGGATTGCTGCGAGGCGGTGATCGGCGCGCTCTACCTGGACGGCGGCCTTCCCGTCGCGGAGACCTTCATCCGCAGCCGATGGGCCGACCAGATCGACCGGGCGGCATCGCCGCCGCAGGACGTCAAGACGGCGCTCCAGGAATGGGCGCAGGGGCGCGGCAAGCCCTTGCCCGTGTATGAAACCATGGGCCAGACCGGCCCGGACCATAGCCCGCAGTTCGAGGTCAGGGTGCATCTGCAGGGCTTCGAGCCCGTCGTCGCCCAGGGCAATTCGAAGCGGGCGGCAGAGAAAGCCGCGGCAAGCGAGATGCTTCGCCGCGTCGGAGCACCGATCAATGAGTGA
- a CDS encoding zinc-dependent alcohol dehydrogenase, whose product MRALVWHGKEDVRVDTVPDPKILNPRDAVVKITSTAICGSDLHLYGGYIPSLKSGDILGHEFMGEVVEVGKEPGRLKVGDRVVIPFTIACGHCYFCDHDLWSLCDNSNPNAEMTAKVMGQSPSGLFGYTHLFGGYAGGQAEYVRVPYADVGPYKVPDGFSDDQVLFLTDIFPTGYMAAENADIEPGDTVAVWGCGPVAQFAIRSAYLLGAERVIAIDRVPERLAMARDGRAITINFDEEDVHDRLMELTGGRGPDSCIDAVGMEAHGGGSVDAIYDRVKFAAFMTTDRAHALRQAIMACRKGGTVSLAGVYGGVVDKIPMGAAFNKSLKFKMGQTHVHRYLPRLMKHIQDGDLDPSFVITHKLPLDQAPEGYRIFREKKDNCIKVVLKP is encoded by the coding sequence ATGCGCGCACTGGTCTGGCATGGCAAGGAAGATGTCCGGGTCGATACCGTTCCCGATCCCAAGATCCTGAATCCCAGGGATGCGGTGGTCAAGATCACGTCGACGGCGATCTGCGGCTCGGATCTGCACCTGTACGGCGGCTACATCCCCTCGCTGAAATCCGGCGACATCCTGGGCCACGAGTTCATGGGCGAAGTGGTCGAGGTCGGCAAGGAGCCGGGACGGCTGAAGGTGGGCGACCGTGTCGTCATTCCGTTCACCATCGCCTGCGGGCACTGCTATTTCTGCGACCACGACCTCTGGTCGCTGTGCGACAACTCCAACCCCAATGCGGAGATGACGGCGAAGGTCATGGGGCAGTCGCCGTCGGGGCTGTTCGGCTATACCCACCTGTTCGGCGGCTATGCCGGCGGGCAGGCCGAGTATGTCCGCGTGCCCTACGCCGACGTCGGCCCTTACAAGGTCCCCGACGGTTTCAGCGACGACCAGGTCCTGTTCCTGACCGACATCTTCCCGACCGGCTACATGGCGGCCGAGAACGCCGACATCGAGCCCGGCGACACGGTCGCGGTTTGGGGATGCGGACCGGTCGCGCAGTTCGCGATCCGCAGCGCCTATCTCCTCGGGGCGGAGCGCGTGATCGCGATCGACCGCGTGCCGGAGCGACTCGCCATGGCGCGCGATGGCCGGGCGATCACGATCAACTTCGACGAGGAGGACGTTCACGACCGGCTGATGGAACTGACCGGCGGGCGCGGTCCGGACAGTTGCATCGACGCGGTCGGTATGGAGGCCCACGGAGGCGGAAGCGTCGACGCGATCTACGACCGGGTCAAGTTCGCCGCCTTCATGACCACCGACCGGGCCCATGCGCTGCGCCAGGCGATCATGGCGTGCCGCAAGGGCGGTACGGTGTCGCTGGCGGGCGTGTATGGCGGCGTGGTCGACAAGATCCCCATGGGGGCCGCCTTCAACAAGTCGCTGAAATTCAAGATGGGGCAGACCCACGTCCACAGGTACTTGCCGCGCCTGATGAAGCACATCCAGGACGGTGACCTGGATCCCAGCTTCGTGATCACCCACAAGCTGCCGTTGGATCAGGCGCCCGAAGGTTACCGGATCTTCCGGGAGAAGAAGGACAATTGCATCAAGGTGGTCCTGAAGCCCTGA
- the smpB gene encoding SsrA-binding protein SmpB, translating to MAQPGPVSGRIAAQNRRARFDYFIDETLEAGIMLVGTEVKSLRAGKASINESYAGEQNGALYLVNAYIPEYQLAGQYYQHETKRPRKLLVHKREMNRLMGAIKREGVTIVPLSIYFNARGIAKVELGVARGKKKVDKRASEKERDWQRDKARVMRSKGKDVD from the coding sequence ATGGCTCAGCCGGGGCCCGTCTCGGGCCGGATCGCGGCTCAGAACCGCCGTGCCCGGTTCGATTACTTCATCGACGAAACGCTAGAGGCGGGGATCATGCTGGTCGGCACGGAGGTGAAATCCCTCCGGGCCGGCAAAGCCAGCATCAACGAATCCTATGCGGGCGAGCAGAACGGCGCCTTGTATCTGGTCAACGCCTACATTCCGGAGTACCAGCTCGCCGGCCAGTATTATCAGCACGAGACCAAGAGGCCGCGCAAGCTGCTGGTCCACAAGCGGGAGATGAACCGCCTGATGGGCGCCATCAAGCGCGAGGGCGTCACGATCGTCCCGCTGTCGATCTATTTCAACGCGCGCGGCATCGCCAAGGTCGAGCTTGGGGTCGCGCGCGGCAAGAAGAAGGTGGACAAACGCGCCTCGGAGAAGGAGCGCGACTGGCAGAGGGACAAGGCCCGCGTGATGCGCAGCAAGGGGAAGGACGTGGATTAA
- a CDS encoding pyridoxine 5'-phosphate synthase, giving the protein MIRTLRLGVNIDHVATIRNARGGRHPDPVRAARAAAQAGADGITAHLREDRRHITDDDVERLVAESELPLNLEMAATAEMVAIALRHRPHAACIVPERREERTTEGGLDAAGNRDALAPMVRDLGAAGIRVSLFVNPDPIQLDAAAELGAPVVELHTGSYCDAEADDVRDHELERIRTAAAHAERIGLECHAGHGLAFDTVGRVAAIPTIVELNIGHFLIGEAVFGGLDGTIRRMRALMDRARSGTDDRRGA; this is encoded by the coding sequence ATGATACGCACCCTGCGCCTCGGCGTGAACATCGACCATGTCGCGACGATCCGAAATGCCCGGGGCGGCAGGCACCCGGATCCCGTTCGCGCCGCCCGCGCCGCGGCGCAGGCCGGAGCCGACGGCATCACCGCCCACCTGCGCGAGGACCGGCGCCATATCACGGACGACGACGTAGAGCGGCTGGTCGCGGAGAGCGAGCTTCCCCTGAACCTGGAGATGGCGGCGACCGCGGAGATGGTCGCCATCGCCCTGCGCCACCGGCCGCATGCCGCCTGCATCGTTCCCGAGCGGCGGGAGGAGCGGACGACCGAGGGCGGGCTGGACGCAGCCGGCAACCGGGACGCGCTCGCCCCGATGGTCCGCGACCTGGGTGCCGCAGGCATCCGGGTGTCCCTGTTCGTCAATCCCGATCCGATCCAGCTGGATGCCGCCGCGGAACTGGGCGCTCCGGTGGTCGAGCTCCACACGGGATCCTATTGCGACGCCGAGGCGGACGATGTCCGCGACCACGAGCTGGAGCGCATCCGGACCGCCGCCGCCCATGCGGAGAGGATCGGCCTGGAGTGCCATGCGGGCCATGGCCTCGCCTTCGACACCGTCGGCCGGGTCGCGGCCATTCCGACCATCGTGGAGTTGAACATCGGGCATTTCCTGATCGGCGAAGCGGTTTTCGGCGGGCTGGACGGGACCATCCGGCGGATGCGCGCCTTGATGGACCGGGCGCGGTCCGGCACCGACGACCGGCGCGGTGCCTGA
- a CDS encoding NYN domain-containing protein, whose translation MIFYQEERIAMFIDGANLYAAARALGFDIDYKRLLDLFASKGRLVRAFYYTALVEDQEYSPIRPLVDWLDYNGYTMVTKPTKEFTDASGRRKIKGNMDIELAIDVMEMAEHVDHILLFSGDGDFRRLVDAVQRKGVRVSVISTVRSQPPMVADELRRQADNFIELQDLSPSIARVHQHRDPPSNDPHSNLYETA comes from the coding sequence ATGATTTTCTATCAAGAAGAACGCATCGCAATGTTCATAGACGGTGCAAATTTATATGCTGCAGCGAGAGCGCTCGGCTTCGATATCGATTACAAACGCCTCCTTGATCTGTTCGCATCGAAAGGTCGCCTTGTCCGAGCCTTTTACTATACAGCGCTGGTCGAGGATCAGGAATACTCCCCGATCCGGCCGCTGGTGGACTGGCTCGATTACAATGGTTACACCATGGTAACAAAGCCCACAAAGGAATTCACGGACGCGTCCGGCCGCCGCAAGATCAAGGGGAACATGGACATCGAACTGGCCATCGACGTGATGGAGATGGCCGAGCATGTCGACCATATCCTGCTGTTTTCCGGCGACGGCGATTTCCGGCGGCTGGTCGATGCGGTGCAGCGGAAAGGGGTGCGGGTCTCGGTGATCAGCACGGTTCGCAGCCAGCCGCCCATGGTCGCCGACGAACTGCGCCGGCAGGCGGACAACTTCATCGAACTCCAGGATCTGTCGCCGTCGATCGCCCGCGTCCACCAGCATCGCGATCCGCCGTCGAACGATCCGCACAGCAACCTGTACGAAACCGCCTGA
- the folK gene encoding 2-amino-4-hydroxy-6-hydroxymethyldihydropteridine diphosphokinase, with the protein MIFIALGSNLSSDVYGSPQDICEAAIDALQDRGISVVARSRWFRTAPVPVSDQPWFVNGVAAVSTGLNPAGLLSVLHEVEAEFGRTRTLRNEARILDLDLIAYDELVTDGATPPTLPHPRMHERAFVLLPLSDIAPDWRHPATGAALPDLIAALSAGQRAEPKA; encoded by the coding sequence GTGATTTTCATCGCATTAGGATCAAACCTTTCCAGTGATGTCTATGGCTCGCCCCAAGACATATGCGAAGCTGCGATAGATGCGCTGCAAGACCGCGGAATCTCTGTGGTCGCTCGCTCCCGCTGGTTCAGGACGGCACCAGTTCCAGTGTCGGATCAACCCTGGTTTGTTAACGGAGTCGCCGCGGTATCTACAGGGCTGAACCCTGCCGGCCTCTTGTCAGTACTGCATGAAGTCGAGGCGGAATTCGGGCGGACCCGCACCCTTCGCAACGAAGCTCGGATCCTCGACCTGGACCTGATCGCGTATGACGAGCTTGTAACAGACGGCGCGACGCCTCCGACGCTCCCGCATCCGCGGATGCACGAGCGGGCCTTCGTCCTGCTCCCGCTCTCCGACATCGCGCCGGACTGGAGGCATCCCGCCACGGGAGCCGCCCTGCCGGACCTGATCGCGGCGCTTTCCGCGGGCCAGCGAGCCGAACCGAAGGCATGA
- the acpS gene encoding holo-ACP synthase, translated as MILGIGNDLIDIRRIERTLERYGERFLDRVFTEVERRKSDRRNQRAASYAKRFAAKEACAKALGTGLNRGVYWRDMGVVNLPGGQPTMRLTGGALERLKQITPPGMSPVIHLTLTDDLPLAQAIVIISAVPAGEAVQDGSSTPQT; from the coding sequence ATGATCCTCGGCATCGGCAACGATCTGATCGATATCAGGCGCATCGAGCGCACCCTGGAGCGCTACGGCGAGCGGTTCCTGGACCGCGTCTTCACAGAGGTGGAGCGGCGCAAGTCGGACCGGCGCAACCAGCGCGCCGCCAGCTACGCCAAGCGGTTCGCCGCCAAGGAGGCCTGCGCGAAGGCGCTTGGCACCGGGCTGAACCGCGGCGTCTACTGGCGCGACATGGGCGTGGTGAACCTGCCGGGCGGGCAGCCGACCATGCGCCTGACCGGAGGCGCCCTGGAGCGCCTGAAGCAGATCACGCCGCCGGGCATGTCACCCGTGATACATCTCACCTTGACCGACGACCTCCCTTTGGCGCAAGCCATCGTCATCATATCAGCCGTGCCCGCCGGTGAAGCCGTCCAGGACGGTTCCTCCACCCCTCAAACCTGA
- a CDS encoding RelA/SpoT family protein translates to MIRQYELVERVKAYDPGADEDALNRAYVFSMRAHGSQTRANGDPYFSHPLEVAGILTQMKLDSASIVTALLHDTVEDTVATLEDVQRLFGADIARLVDGVTKLSRIELQNIETQTDQAKQAENFRKLVLAMSEDIRVLLVKLADRVHNMRTLSYLRDPEKRKRIARETLEIYAPLAERIGIHKMKDELEDLSFAELNPDARDSILARLAFLRTSEGGLVGRVLDELRQTLAEHGLPDAMVTGREKTAYSIWRKMQRKNVAFEQLSDIMAFRVMVDSVEQCYQALGVIHARYPVVPGRFKDYISTPKPNGYRSIHTSVIGPERQRIEVQIRTTDMHEVAELGVAAHWAYKQNHQRTEGRQYRWLRELLDILEHAQKPEEFLEHTKLELFQDQVFCFTPKGDLIALPRGATPVDFAYAVHSQIGDTCVGAKVNGRMLPLRSQLQNGDQVEIFTSKAQTPSPTWERFVVTGKARARIRRFIRTQQRSQYIDLGKALLQKLFRQEGYEFSDKAVEGVVKIFQASSVDDLFASVGAGLQSAREVFNAVFPGHKPASERDDKVVPISRSTRHKHKKDIPLPIRGLIPGMAVHYAGCCHPLPGDRIVGIVTTGKGVTIHTIDCETLESFSDTPERWIDVGWDSGGEAAEEHVGRINVIIANEAGSLGTLSTVIGKNGGNITNLKITSRNTDFFEMLIDIDVKDVKHLTNIIAALRATPVINSVDRARGR, encoded by the coding sequence ATGATCCGGCAGTACGAACTTGTCGAGCGCGTCAAGGCGTATGATCCGGGCGCGGATGAGGACGCCCTCAACCGCGCTTACGTCTTCTCGATGCGTGCCCATGGTTCGCAGACGCGGGCCAATGGCGACCCCTACTTCTCCCACCCGTTGGAAGTCGCCGGCATCCTCACCCAGATGAAGCTGGACAGCGCTTCGATCGTGACGGCCCTGCTGCACGACACGGTCGAGGACACCGTAGCGACTCTCGAGGACGTGCAGCGCCTGTTCGGGGCCGACATCGCCCGGCTCGTCGACGGCGTCACCAAGCTGTCGCGCATCGAGCTTCAGAACATCGAGACCCAGACCGACCAGGCCAAGCAGGCGGAGAACTTCCGCAAGCTGGTCCTGGCCATGTCGGAGGACATCCGCGTCCTGCTGGTCAAGCTGGCCGACCGGGTCCACAACATGCGGACGCTGTCGTACCTGCGCGACCCGGAGAAGCGGAAGCGGATCGCCCGCGAGACGCTGGAGATCTACGCGCCGCTGGCCGAGCGAATCGGCATCCACAAGATGAAGGACGAGCTGGAAGACCTCTCCTTCGCCGAGCTGAATCCGGACGCCCGGGACAGCATCCTCGCCCGTCTGGCTTTCCTGCGCACGTCGGAGGGCGGGCTGGTCGGCCGCGTCCTGGACGAATTGCGCCAGACCCTCGCCGAGCACGGTTTGCCCGACGCGATGGTTACCGGGCGGGAAAAGACGGCCTACTCGATCTGGCGCAAGATGCAGCGCAAGAACGTGGCCTTCGAGCAGCTCTCCGACATCATGGCGTTCCGCGTCATGGTCGACTCGGTCGAGCAGTGCTATCAGGCGCTGGGCGTCATCCATGCCCGCTACCCGGTCGTGCCGGGCCGCTTCAAGGATTACATCTCGACTCCCAAGCCCAACGGCTATCGCAGCATCCACACGTCGGTGATCGGGCCGGAGCGGCAGCGGATCGAGGTGCAGATCCGCACCACCGACATGCACGAAGTGGCGGAACTGGGCGTCGCAGCACATTGGGCCTACAAGCAGAACCATCAGCGCACCGAGGGGCGCCAGTATCGCTGGCTGCGCGAGCTGCTCGACATCCTGGAGCATGCCCAGAAGCCCGAGGAATTCCTGGAGCACACCAAGCTGGAACTGTTCCAGGACCAGGTGTTCTGCTTCACCCCCAAGGGCGACCTGATCGCGCTGCCGCGCGGTGCCACCCCGGTCGACTTCGCCTATGCGGTCCACAGCCAGATCGGCGATACCTGCGTCGGCGCCAAGGTCAACGGGCGGATGCTGCCGCTGCGGAGCCAGCTCCAGAACGGCGACCAGGTGGAGATCTTCACCTCCAAGGCCCAGACGCCGTCGCCCACATGGGAGCGCTTCGTCGTCACGGGCAAGGCGAGGGCGCGGATCCGCCGGTTCATCCGGACCCAGCAGCGCTCGCAGTACATCGATCTCGGCAAGGCCCTGCTCCAGAAGCTGTTCCGGCAGGAGGGCTACGAGTTCTCCGACAAGGCGGTGGAAGGCGTCGTGAAGATCTTCCAGGCGTCCTCCGTGGACGACCTGTTCGCCAGCGTCGGCGCCGGGCTCCAGTCGGCGCGCGAGGTCTTCAACGCGGTCTTCCCCGGCCACAAGCCGGCGTCGGAACGGGACGACAAGGTCGTTCCGATCAGCCGGTCCACCCGGCACAAGCACAAGAAGGACATCCCGCTCCCGATCCGCGGCCTGATACCGGGCATGGCGGTCCACTACGCGGGATGCTGCCACCCGCTGCCGGGCGACCGCATCGTCGGAATCGTGACAACCGGCAAGGGCGTCACGATCCATACGATAGACTGCGAGACGCTGGAAAGCTTCAGCGACACGCCGGAACGCTGGATCGATGTCGGCTGGGACAGCGGCGGAGAGGCGGCCGAGGAGCATGTCGGCCGCATCAATGTCATCATCGCGAACGAGGCGGGCAGCCTGGGAACCCTGTCCACCGTGATCGGCAAGAACGGCGGCAACATCACCAACCTGAAGATCACCAGCCGGAACACGGACTTCTTCGAGATGCTGATCGACATCGACGTCAAGGACGTCAAGCATCTGACCAACATCATCGCGGCTCTCCGGGCAACTCCGGTTATCAATTCGGTCGATCGGGCACGCGGACGGTGA
- the rpoZ gene encoding DNA-directed RNA polymerase subunit omega, whose protein sequence is MARVTVEDCVIKIPNRFELVMMAAQRARDVATGAPLSIDRDNDKNPVVALREIADETIGLDELRNALIRGHQKVVEADEPEDDIVELMAGEQAWAQQMTVGDDDLGGDDLGADGDVEEGDDVLADMEQEPGIDIDSEEGQLVDRDVDDVGKAYE, encoded by the coding sequence ATGGCACGCGTAACCGTTGAAGACTGCGTCATCAAGATTCCAAATCGTTTCGAGCTGGTCATGATGGCCGCCCAGCGGGCGCGGGACGTCGCCACGGGTGCTCCGCTGTCGATCGACCGCGACAACGACAAGAATCCGGTCGTGGCGCTGCGCGAGATCGCCGATGAGACCATCGGCTTGGACGAGTTGCGCAACGCGCTGATCCGCGGCCACCAGAAGGTGGTCGAGGCCGACGAGCCCGAGGACGACATCGTCGAGCTGATGGCCGGCGAGCAGGCTTGGGCCCAGCAGATGACCGTGGGTGATGACGACCTGGGCGGCGACGACCTGGGCGCCGACGGCGACGTCGAGGAGGGCGACGACGTCCTTGCCGACATGGAGCAGGAGCCGGGCATCGACATCGACAGCGAGGAAGGCCAGCTGGTCGACCGCGACGTCGACGATGTCGGCAAGGCCTACGAGTAA
- the era gene encoding GTPase Era — protein sequence MSDETVEQAQDFVPEHPRCGFVALVGAPNAGKSTLLNTMIGAKVSIVSPRVQTTRTRVLGIATEGDSQVIFVDTPGIFAPRKRLERAMVAAAWQGASDADLVVQLVDAARKSIDGDTRAIIARLKDSGRQAILALNKIDLIKRDKLLALSAELNAEGIYTDTFMISAETGNGVDDLRRHLASRMPEGPWHFPSDQLSDIPMRLLAAEIVREKLFLQLYQELPYSATVEPEGWEEFDDGSVKISMVVFTERDSQKAIILGKGGQRIKQIGAAARVELEEMLERRVHLFLHVKVREEWTNDPERYRDWNLDYNA from the coding sequence ATGAGTGACGAGACCGTTGAGCAAGCGCAGGACTTTGTGCCCGAACATCCGCGCTGCGGCTTCGTGGCCCTGGTGGGAGCGCCCAATGCCGGCAAATCCACCCTGCTGAACACCATGATCGGCGCCAAGGTGTCGATCGTCTCGCCGCGGGTCCAGACCACCCGGACCCGGGTGCTGGGTATCGCGACCGAGGGCGATTCGCAGGTGATCTTCGTGGACACGCCCGGCATCTTCGCGCCCAGGAAGCGACTGGAGCGCGCCATGGTCGCCGCCGCCTGGCAGGGAGCCAGCGACGCCGATCTGGTGGTGCAGCTGGTCGACGCCGCGCGGAAGTCGATCGACGGCGATACGCGGGCCATCATCGCCAGGCTCAAGGACTCCGGCCGCCAAGCCATACTGGCGCTGAACAAGATCGACCTGATCAAGCGGGACAAGCTGCTGGCGCTTTCCGCGGAGTTGAACGCCGAAGGCATCTACACCGACACCTTCATGATCTCCGCGGAGACCGGAAACGGTGTCGACGACCTGCGCAGGCATCTGGCGTCCCGCATGCCCGAAGGTCCGTGGCACTTCCCGTCCGACCAGCTCTCCGACATCCCGATGCGCCTGCTGGCGGCCGAGATCGTCCGGGAGAAGCTGTTCCTCCAGCTTTATCAGGAACTGCCCTACTCGGCGACGGTCGAGCCTGAAGGATGGGAGGAGTTCGACGACGGCAGCGTCAAGATCTCCATGGTCGTCTTCACCGAACGGGACAGCCAGAAGGCGATCATCCTCGGCAAGGGCGGCCAGCGGATCAAGCAGATCGGCGCCGCCGCGCGCGTTGAATTGGAGGAGATGCTGGAGCGCCGGGTCCACCTGTTCCTGCACGTCAAGGTGCGGGAGGAATGGACCAACGATCCCGAGCGCTACCGCGACTGGAACCTGGATTACAACGCGTAG
- the dapA gene encoding 4-hydroxy-tetrahydrodipicolinate synthase has product MFSGSIVALLTPFKNGKVDEKAFQSFVDWQIGQGTNGLVPVGTTGESPTLSHEEHMRVVELCIEAAAGRVPVIAGAGSNSTAEAIAFTRHAKKAGAEAVLTVTPYYNKPTQEGLYQHYKAIHDAVEIPIIIYNIPGRSVIDMTVATMARLAKLPNIVGVKDATADLTRPLRTRVEIGPEFCQLSGEDATVVGYLAQGGHGCISVTANVAPAQCSQLHAAWAANDRPTVERLRDQLMPLHHALFLETSPAPVKYAASLLGLCSEEVRLPVVPVTDATRTAVREAMVKAGVLN; this is encoded by the coding sequence ATGTTTTCGGGGTCCATCGTCGCGCTCTTGACGCCTTTCAAGAACGGGAAAGTCGACGAGAAAGCCTTCCAGTCCTTCGTCGATTGGCAGATTGGCCAGGGCACCAACGGGCTGGTTCCGGTCGGGACGACCGGGGAGTCCCCGACCCTCAGCCATGAGGAGCACATGCGCGTCGTCGAGCTGTGCATCGAGGCGGCCGCCGGCCGGGTGCCGGTCATCGCCGGCGCCGGCTCCAACTCGACCGCGGAGGCGATCGCCTTCACGCGCCACGCCAAGAAGGCGGGCGCGGAGGCCGTGCTTACCGTCACGCCCTATTACAACAAGCCCACGCAGGAAGGTCTGTATCAGCATTACAAGGCGATCCACGATGCTGTAGAAATTCCGATCATCATTTACAACATACCGGGTCGCAGCGTGATCGACATGACGGTTGCCACTATGGCACGTCTCGCGAAGCTTCCCAATATCGTCGGGGTCAAGGATGCCACGGCCGACTTGACCAGACCGTTAAGAACCCGCGTCGAAATCGGACCTGAATTCTGCCAGCTCAGCGGCGAGGATGCCACTGTCGTCGGTTACCTGGCCCAGGGGGGGCATGGGTGCATCTCGGTGACCGCCAACGTCGCTCCCGCCCAGTGCAGCCAGCTTCATGCCGCCTGGGCAGCGAACGACAGGCCGACCGTCGAGCGGCTGCGCGACCAGCTGATGCCGCTCCACCACGCCCTGTTCCTGGAGACCAGCCCCGCGCCGGTCAAGTACGCGGCCAGCCTGCTCGGCCTCTGCTCCGAGGAGGTCAGGCTGCCGGTGGTCCCGGTGACGGACGCGACCCGGACCGCGGTGCGTGAGGCGATGGTGAAGGCGGGCGTGCTCAACTGA